In Chitinivibrionales bacterium, the following proteins share a genomic window:
- the mltG gene encoding endolytic transglycosylase MltG: MKNPIFRALYRTWLTGALFFLAALGYAFYAALWLYRFVLTYKKLFLLLLVFTLVAAAAAGYVFGPLHARGKQVEFTIEKGAPLHDIAAALKRERVIPSSKALIVWMKLAGTEKKIQAGRASFFEGEGVAAAASQLLHAEPIELVLTVPEGLTLRQTAEIVARTLKVDSAAFVKACEDSAVARACGINEPTLEGYLFPDTYRLPPAITAEDIVKRMTEHFNEKYAAIAQPPDAGAALTRHEAVILASIIEKEAAVAAERPLISGVFHNRLKKGIPLGADPTTRYILGKFSGPLHVSELAVQSPYNTRLHAGLPPGPICSPGLASLTAALNPEQTKMLYFVAKWDGSGSHDFSMTNAEHARKKEEIVRSNEKRKSLAVKKKAEE; encoded by the coding sequence ATGAAGAATCCCATTTTCAGGGCGCTGTACCGGACATGGTTAACGGGCGCCCTTTTTTTTCTGGCCGCGCTGGGCTACGCCTTTTACGCCGCCTTGTGGCTCTATCGCTTCGTGTTGACGTATAAAAAGCTGTTTTTGCTGCTGCTCGTTTTTACGCTGGTTGCCGCCGCAGCGGCGGGATATGTTTTCGGCCCTCTTCATGCGCGCGGGAAGCAGGTGGAGTTTACCATAGAGAAGGGCGCCCCGCTCCACGATATCGCGGCCGCTCTTAAACGGGAACGCGTGATACCGTCATCAAAGGCGCTGATCGTCTGGATGAAGCTCGCCGGCACCGAAAAAAAAATCCAGGCGGGGCGCGCGTCTTTTTTCGAAGGGGAGGGCGTTGCCGCCGCGGCCTCACAGCTTTTGCACGCCGAGCCCATCGAACTTGTGCTGACCGTTCCGGAAGGCCTAACGCTGCGGCAGACGGCGGAGATTGTCGCAAGGACATTGAAGGTCGATTCGGCCGCATTTGTAAAGGCGTGCGAGGACTCGGCCGTTGCGCGGGCGTGCGGCATCAACGAGCCGACGCTCGAAGGATACCTTTTCCCCGACACCTACCGTTTACCGCCCGCTATCACCGCCGAAGACATCGTGAAGCGGATGACAGAGCACTTCAACGAGAAATACGCCGCCATCGCGCAACCTCCGGACGCAGGCGCAGCGTTGACGAGGCACGAGGCGGTGATTCTCGCTTCGATCATAGAAAAAGAGGCCGCCGTCGCCGCCGAAAGACCTTTGATTTCGGGCGTGTTTCACAACCGGCTCAAGAAAGGAATACCGCTGGGCGCGGACCCGACCACCAGATATATTTTAGGAAAATTCTCAGGGCCGCTGCATGTGTCCGAACTTGCCGTGCAGTCCCCGTACAATACCCGTTTACATGCGGGACTGCCGCCGGGCCCCATCTGTTCGCCGGGGCTCGCCTCGCTGACCGCCGCGCTGAACCCCGAGCAGACGAAAATGTTGTATTTTGTCGCCAAATGGGACGGCTCGGGAAGCCATGATTTTTCCATGACCAACGCGGAGCACGCCAGAAAGAAAGAGGAGATCGTGCGCAGCAATGAAAAACGAAAATCGCTCGCGGTGAAAAAGAAGGCGGAAGAATGA
- the trxA gene encoding thioredoxin: protein MIPRFMMIITALTALCLAQPLRQAAPEKMPLDSSDILADMIVKSKVPVLVDFWAPWCMPCRMLTPTIEELKKKYAGKIKVMKINVDVQVRIAAYFRVSSIPAVFFIKEKSVVLYIPGLRPKEDYETAIAEVLALKMEPPDTTQKKQPAPAQPDPKSPATGK from the coding sequence ATGATTCCACGATTCATGATGATCATCACGGCGTTAACGGCGCTCTGCTTGGCCCAGCCCCTTCGGCAAGCCGCCCCCGAGAAAATGCCGTTAGACTCATCGGACATCCTGGCCGACATGATCGTCAAGTCAAAGGTGCCGGTGCTCGTCGATTTCTGGGCGCCGTGGTGCATGCCGTGCCGCATGCTGACCCCCACCATCGAGGAATTGAAAAAGAAATACGCCGGGAAAATAAAAGTAATGAAGATCAACGTCGACGTTCAAGTGCGGATTGCGGCTTATTTCCGGGTGTCGTCAATTCCCGCGGTGTTTTTTATCAAGGAAAAGTCCGTGGTATTGTATATCCCGGGGCTGCGTCCCAAGGAAGACTATGAAACCGCAATCGCCGAAGTTCTCGCCTTGAAAATGGAGCCGCCCGATACCACGCAGAAAAAACAGCCGGCCCCGGCGCAGCCCGACCCGAAATCTCCCGCGACAGGGAAATGA
- a CDS encoding U32 family peptidase C-terminal domain-containing protein, whose amino-acid sequence MNLPELLAPAADIECAEAAFAHGADAAYIGLESYNLRARTTNATPAQLKALLEIAKASRKKVYAALNIMPDDRALGEMEAQMAILAKQEIFPDAFIVSDPGVIALCHEFAPTVPLHLSTQTGTFNAKAMEFWATQGIRRIILPRELTLEQIAGLCRFVKAQVEVFIHGAMCVSVSGRCLLGVYTARRHPNFGDCRQPCRFKYRIAPVYDNENDAGDWLTVNEEPGEGAVPSQAFILNSKDLCCLPILDRIIAAGPAALKIEGRHRSVHYVSSVVKIYRAALDSLAAGEPYDVRPEWREELDRLDHRPYTTGFYAGEYELQDIADSRPAPDERIVGHVREKLDGKGIVIDVKNPFCEGDVLNVLPVRKEKMPFEVVIRGITGLDGVNVKRALTNRLVIVDVKEELVKGDLLRKKS is encoded by the coding sequence ATGAATCTCCCCGAACTGCTCGCTCCCGCCGCGGACATCGAATGCGCCGAGGCCGCTTTCGCCCACGGCGCGGACGCGGCATATATCGGCCTCGAGAGTTATAACCTTCGCGCCCGCACGACAAACGCGACGCCCGCCCAGCTCAAGGCTCTGCTCGAAATAGCAAAAGCGTCTCGAAAAAAAGTGTATGCCGCGCTCAACATCATGCCCGACGACAGGGCGCTCGGCGAAATGGAGGCGCAGATGGCGATTCTTGCCAAACAGGAAATATTTCCCGATGCCTTTATCGTAAGCGATCCGGGCGTTATCGCCCTCTGCCACGAATTTGCGCCCACCGTGCCGCTTCATCTGAGCACCCAAACCGGCACCTTCAACGCAAAAGCCATGGAATTTTGGGCCACCCAGGGAATACGCCGCATCATTCTGCCGCGAGAATTGACGCTTGAGCAGATTGCGGGTTTGTGCCGTTTTGTAAAGGCACAGGTTGAGGTTTTCATCCACGGCGCCATGTGCGTGTCCGTTTCCGGCAGATGCCTGCTCGGCGTTTACACGGCAAGGCGCCACCCGAATTTCGGGGACTGCCGCCAGCCGTGCCGCTTCAAATACCGGATCGCGCCTGTTTACGACAATGAAAACGATGCGGGCGATTGGCTCACGGTCAACGAAGAACCGGGCGAGGGCGCTGTGCCGTCGCAGGCGTTTATCCTCAATTCAAAAGACCTGTGCTGCCTGCCCATTCTCGACCGCATCATCGCGGCGGGACCGGCCGCGCTTAAAATCGAGGGCCGGCACCGGAGCGTGCATTACGTTTCTTCTGTTGTCAAGATATACCGCGCCGCGCTCGACAGTCTTGCGGCGGGTGAACCCTATGACGTGAGGCCGGAGTGGCGCGAGGAGCTCGACCGTCTCGACCACCGGCCCTACACCACCGGGTTTTACGCGGGAGAATACGAACTTCAGGACATTGCCGACAGCAGGCCGGCGCCCGATGAGCGGATCGTCGGCCATGTTCGCGAGAAACTTGACGGCAAAGGCATCGTTATTGACGTTAAAAATCCATTCTGTGAAGGCGATGTCCTAAACGTGCTGCCGGTAAGAAAGGAAAAAATGCCGTTCGAGGTCGTCATTCGGGGGATAACCGGACTGGACGGCGTAAATGTTAAACGGGCGTTGACAAACAGGTTGGTGATTGTGGACGTCAAAGAGGAACTGGTAAAGGGAGACTTGTTGAGGAAAAAGTCATGA
- a CDS encoding DUF6125 family protein, which produces MFNLSPDQIIDYFKKSYAAVDGLWFMKTEDADGFDKALDVDEKVWQIMPKIQARKMKSFSKMDWGIDALRECFEAKLSLDGFVFTTVNNGSFFDINVSECPWYDKLVQSNRANLAEKIGSRICTAEYSGWANEFGCSFSFLGEDRICRECKSCSMRFSEK; this is translated from the coding sequence ATGTTCAACCTCTCCCCTGACCAGATCATCGACTATTTTAAAAAAAGCTATGCCGCTGTTGACGGCCTGTGGTTCATGAAAACCGAGGATGCCGACGGCTTCGACAAGGCGCTCGACGTTGATGAGAAAGTCTGGCAGATCATGCCGAAAATCCAGGCGAGAAAAATGAAGTCCTTTTCCAAGATGGACTGGGGAATCGACGCACTGCGTGAATGCTTTGAAGCGAAACTCTCACTCGACGGATTTGTCTTTACGACAGTCAACAACGGATCTTTTTTCGATATCAATGTATCCGAGTGCCCCTGGTACGACAAACTCGTACAATCAAACAGAGCCAACCTTGCAGAAAAGATCGGAAGCAGGATATGTACCGCCGAATATTCTGGATGGGCAAATGAGTTCGGGTGCTCATTTTCGTTTCTTGGCGAGGACAGGATCTGCAGAGAATGCAAATCCTGTTCGATGCGATTCAGCGAAAAGTGA
- a CDS encoding polysaccharide biosynthesis/export family protein yields the protein MQPAASNDEQSQAQFPIKKGDAFRISVFPDTVHFLNGTYHVDDNGKAFLPVAGPVKIDNLNEKNLTALLDTIYLPYLRYPTLRVEPLIRVSLLGGFRSPGLFYISPSASLWDALVLAGGPVREDGLKLIRWERDGAVIKKNLLPEIQTGMSLSTLGIRSGDQLWVTHEVRRDGWEIFQTDILPILEITVTAASAVATMFFSYETYLSRR from the coding sequence GTGCAACCGGCTGCATCGAACGATGAACAGTCTCAAGCCCAGTTTCCCATTAAAAAAGGAGATGCATTCCGGATCAGCGTTTTCCCTGACACCGTGCATTTTCTTAACGGCACCTATCACGTGGACGACAACGGAAAAGCGTTTCTTCCCGTTGCCGGTCCGGTAAAAATAGACAACTTGAATGAAAAAAACCTCACTGCATTGCTCGACACGATTTACCTGCCGTACCTGCGGTACCCGACGCTCAGGGTTGAACCGCTGATTCGCGTTTCTCTTCTCGGCGGCTTCCGGTCCCCGGGCCTTTTCTATATAAGCCCCTCGGCCTCGCTTTGGGACGCGCTTGTCCTTGCCGGAGGCCCCGTCCGTGAAGACGGGCTGAAATTAATCCGCTGGGAACGTGATGGCGCGGTGATAAAGAAAAACCTGCTTCCTGAAATTCAGACGGGCATGTCGCTTTCGACTCTCGGCATCAGGTCCGGCGATCAGCTTTGGGTAACGCATGAAGTGAGGCGCGACGGATGGGAAATTTTCCAGACGGATATTTTGCCCATTTTAGAGATTACGGTAACCGCCGCGTCCGCCGTGGCGACGATGTTTTTCTCCTATGAAACCTATTTGAGCAGAAGATGA
- a CDS encoding polysaccharide biosynthesis tyrosine autokinase gives MNSAGIKNNSHADVIQQVRHYWDLFWRWKWYVVISGLIAVLITGTIVATAAVKEPLLSAKALIGLEHTEDLTAVHDMGGMVQAQSDLIQSRTFLEDIVKRLSLRLVLDKYFRSDIFDSVSVDTITPEGSYYYSVNENEKAKFRLLFLPRKKNSVPVIRTFLGKPVCILQGNVADVSRINLGGLCCIFSRRFLHSPHDFVFQVVDNSNAVEMLLKRLSVKEADPSRRQFNIAVSVDGHDYPLIAEIANAIADAFVEKSASFRKRRAQSVLAALEKQLETVKQDYAGSEEILRSYRTSYPTVGLSEDVRQRVTNLSQMESGMYNGQRAIDDASELMDKISSAVSDDKVRFSSEILVFLAGKGNSSAPVLQTELNQLLAEQRELQRNYAADHPMRTENQRKIDALEKDIEAALKGYIAGARAGLANRTSDIQNLSVELQRLPSRELQLAELQRKQQIAADIYSTVLSRYNQAKAADAAEIAEAYVMDSAVPPIPLPPEPVKLLAIVLLFGAMIAFGPPLVFDYFDPTVRTDYDFKKKVGKQIFEKIPKMPHISKRLLSNANAGKPSVDGAQMLVADLLPNTFFHESIRILRTKVMLTLEQTGQKVICISSLDSECGKSFVAANLASLIARQEIPVVLVDADLRCGTLYKSFGCSKTPGLSDVLMSPGMVDTADDGFVQKSLTPFLSCVASGEPARGSSELLASKKFTSIIEALKQKFTVVVIDTPPMGAVPDAAVIAPIASQYLLIVKAGRTNVHDLEKKISEYPMIGKRLMGYILNYTTGKQIDNYYNQSKYNVLKEAS, from the coding sequence ATGAATTCCGCTGGCATAAAAAATAACTCGCATGCCGACGTCATCCAGCAGGTGCGGCATTATTGGGATTTGTTTTGGCGCTGGAAATGGTATGTCGTAATCTCGGGGCTGATCGCGGTTTTGATCACCGGCACCATCGTTGCTACGGCGGCCGTCAAGGAACCGTTGCTTTCCGCAAAGGCGCTGATCGGGTTGGAACATACCGAAGATCTTACCGCGGTACACGATATGGGCGGCATGGTTCAGGCGCAGTCCGATCTTATTCAGAGCAGAACATTTTTAGAAGATATCGTCAAACGGCTCTCGCTTCGGCTTGTGCTGGATAAGTATTTCCGCTCCGACATTTTCGACTCGGTTTCGGTTGATACCATCACCCCGGAAGGATCTTATTATTATTCTGTCAATGAGAACGAAAAAGCGAAGTTCCGCCTTTTGTTTCTTCCGCGAAAGAAGAACAGCGTCCCCGTCATAAGGACGTTCCTGGGCAAGCCCGTTTGTATCCTGCAGGGAAATGTTGCCGACGTGTCGCGGATCAATCTCGGCGGTCTGTGCTGCATATTTTCACGAAGGTTCCTGCATTCGCCGCACGACTTCGTCTTCCAGGTGGTCGACAACAGCAATGCCGTGGAGATGCTGCTCAAACGCCTCTCCGTAAAAGAGGCTGATCCATCGCGTCGCCAGTTCAACATCGCCGTCTCGGTGGATGGACACGATTATCCGTTGATCGCCGAGATCGCCAACGCTATCGCCGACGCCTTTGTCGAGAAAAGCGCTTCGTTCCGGAAGAGGAGGGCGCAAAGTGTCCTTGCCGCTTTGGAGAAACAGCTCGAGACCGTCAAACAGGATTATGCGGGGTCCGAGGAAATACTCAGAAGCTATCGCACCTCCTACCCGACGGTCGGTCTCAGCGAGGATGTCCGGCAGCGGGTCACCAACCTGTCTCAAATGGAAAGCGGAATGTACAATGGACAGCGGGCGATCGACGATGCCTCCGAACTCATGGACAAGATATCCTCCGCGGTCTCGGACGACAAAGTGCGGTTTTCCTCCGAGATACTGGTTTTTCTTGCGGGAAAGGGCAACAGCTCGGCGCCGGTTCTCCAGACCGAATTGAACCAGCTGCTTGCGGAGCAGCGAGAATTGCAGCGGAATTATGCGGCCGATCATCCGATGCGGACCGAGAACCAGAGAAAAATTGACGCGTTGGAAAAAGACATTGAGGCGGCGCTTAAAGGGTATATTGCCGGCGCGCGGGCCGGTCTCGCCAACCGGACCTCCGACATCCAAAACCTGTCCGTAGAATTGCAGCGGCTGCCGAGCAGAGAGCTGCAGCTGGCGGAACTGCAGCGGAAGCAGCAGATCGCGGCGGACATCTATTCCACCGTTCTCTCCCGGTACAACCAAGCGAAGGCGGCGGATGCCGCCGAAATCGCCGAGGCATACGTCATGGATTCGGCGGTGCCGCCCATTCCTCTGCCTCCGGAGCCGGTCAAGCTGCTCGCGATAGTCCTACTTTTCGGCGCGATGATCGCATTCGGGCCGCCCCTGGTGTTTGATTATTTTGATCCAACGGTGCGAACCGATTATGATTTCAAAAAGAAGGTGGGGAAACAGATTTTTGAAAAAATCCCGAAGATGCCTCATATCAGCAAGCGTTTGTTGTCGAATGCGAATGCCGGCAAGCCATCGGTCGATGGGGCGCAAATGCTCGTCGCCGACCTTCTTCCCAATACTTTTTTTCATGAATCGATCAGGATTTTGCGCACGAAGGTGATGCTTACGCTCGAGCAGACCGGGCAAAAGGTGATTTGTATTTCAAGCCTCGACAGCGAATGCGGAAAGTCGTTCGTTGCCGCAAATCTTGCCTCCCTCATCGCGAGGCAGGAAATCCCCGTTGTCCTTGTTGATGCGGATCTCAGGTGCGGTACGCTTTATAAATCGTTTGGTTGCTCAAAGACGCCCGGCCTCTCCGATGTCTTGATGTCACCGGGCATGGTCGATACCGCAGATGACGGCTTTGTCCAAAAGAGCTTGACCCCCTTTTTGTCGTGCGTGGCGAGCGGTGAACCGGCGCGCGGCTCTTCCGAACTGCTCGCTTCAAAGAAGTTCACGTCGATTATCGAGGCGCTCAAACAAAAATTCACCGTTGTGGTCATCGATACGCCGCCGATGGGCGCCGTGCCTGATGCGGCGGTCATCGCGCCTATTGCCTCGCAGTATCTCCTTATTGTCAAGGCCGGCAGGACCAACGTGCATGATCTTGAGAAAAAAATCTCGGAATATCCGATGATAGGCAAACGGCTCATGGGATATATCCTGAATTATACCACCGGGAAGCAGATCGACAACTATTATAACCAATCAAAGTACAACGTTCTTAAAGAGGCGTCATGA
- a CDS encoding acyltransferase — MEYNSIAADVKLGKNVKLSKFINMYGCAVGDNTKIGAFVEIQKNALIGRNCKIQSHSFICEGVTIEDEAFIGHGVIFTNDKYPRSTSAGGALQTEVDWRVVPTLVKRGASIGSNATILCGVTVGEGAMVGAGAVVTSDVAAGAVVAGVPARQIKKKTN, encoded by the coding sequence ATGGAGTACAATTCAATTGCTGCCGACGTCAAACTCGGAAAAAATGTAAAACTTTCGAAGTTCATCAACATGTACGGATGCGCCGTTGGCGATAACACGAAAATCGGGGCGTTTGTCGAGATTCAAAAGAATGCCCTGATTGGCAGAAACTGCAAAATACAAAGCCATTCTTTTATCTGCGAAGGTGTGACGATTGAAGATGAAGCGTTTATCGGGCACGGCGTGATTTTTACAAACGATAAATATCCCCGGTCAACCTCGGCCGGCGGCGCCCTTCAGACCGAAGTCGATTGGAGGGTGGTCCCGACGCTGGTTAAGCGGGGAGCTTCAATAGGATCCAACGCAACCATTCTCTGCGGAGTGACCGTGGGCGAGGGCGCCATGGTCGGCGCGGGCGCCGTCGTCACCAGTGACGTCGCAGCCGGCGCCGTGGTCGCCGGCGTCCCCGCGCGTCAGATCAAGAAAAAAACAAACTAA
- a CDS encoding DegT/DnrJ/EryC1/StrS family aminotransferase: MPQQIPFLDLVTPHRDLKSELLSVLEKAIDSAGYIGGPMVKGFEEEFARFCNVKHCVAVNSGTDALRFAYIAGGIRPGDEVITVPNTFIATTESITQAGAHILFVDISEKTYNLDPQQLRAFLEKTCAKDRQNKKTINKQTGRRVAAVVPVHLYGQMADMDAIIGIAEEWHLMVFEDACQAHGAEYHSKRNGEWRRAGSLGKATGFSFYPGKNLGALGEGGAITTNDDETARICRCLRDHGQARKYYHDMEGYNGRLDAIQCGFLSVKLRHLPEWTAARRRNANRYNELLKSADGVIAPFEPDWSRAVYHLYIVRVKNRDAVQQRLAETGIGSGMHYPVPLHLQKAYGHLGYGKGDFPVTEKAAAEILSLPMFPGLTKEQQESVVRELVR, translated from the coding sequence ATGCCGCAACAAATCCCGTTTCTTGATCTTGTCACCCCGCACAGGGATCTGAAAAGCGAATTGCTCAGCGTGCTTGAAAAGGCAATTGATTCCGCCGGGTACATCGGCGGTCCCATGGTAAAGGGCTTTGAGGAAGAGTTCGCCCGCTTTTGCAATGTGAAACACTGTGTGGCGGTCAACAGTGGAACCGACGCCCTCAGATTTGCCTATATCGCCGGAGGAATACGACCGGGCGACGAAGTGATCACCGTACCGAACACCTTCATCGCAACCACGGAATCAATTACGCAGGCAGGTGCGCACATCCTTTTTGTTGACATCAGCGAAAAAACGTATAATCTTGATCCGCAGCAATTAAGGGCGTTCCTTGAAAAAACTTGCGCAAAGGACCGGCAAAATAAAAAAACAATCAATAAACAAACTGGACGCAGGGTTGCCGCCGTGGTTCCGGTCCACTTATATGGACAAATGGCCGATATGGACGCGATTATCGGCATTGCCGAAGAGTGGCATCTCATGGTCTTTGAGGATGCCTGCCAGGCACACGGCGCCGAATATCACTCGAAACGGAACGGGGAATGGCGCAGAGCCGGTTCCCTCGGCAAGGCCACCGGGTTTAGTTTTTATCCGGGCAAGAATCTTGGTGCCCTCGGAGAAGGCGGCGCTATAACCACGAACGATGATGAAACCGCCCGCATATGCCGCTGCCTGCGCGACCACGGTCAGGCGCGGAAGTACTATCATGATATGGAAGGCTATAACGGCCGCCTTGACGCAATCCAATGCGGGTTCTTAAGCGTCAAGCTCAGGCATCTGCCCGAATGGACTGCAGCCCGCCGCCGAAATGCCAACCGATATAACGAACTGTTAAAATCAGCCGACGGCGTGATTGCTCCTTTTGAGCCGGATTGGAGCCGGGCGGTATATCACCTTTACATAGTCCGGGTGAAAAACCGGGATGCAGTCCAGCAAAGGCTTGCTGAAACGGGAATCGGCTCCGGCATGCATTATCCCGTTCCACTGCACCTGCAGAAGGCCTATGGGCACCTCGGATACGGTAAAGGTGATTTTCCGGTCACCGAAAAAGCGGCGGCGGAGATACTGTCGCTGCCGATGTTTCCAGGATTGACAAAGGAGCAACAGGAATCGGTGGTTCGGGAGCTGGTCCGATAG